The proteins below come from a single Pedobacter aquae genomic window:
- the glyA gene encoding serine hydroxymethyltransferase, which translates to MKKDKIIFDLINEEQQRQEQGLELIASENFVSEQVMMAAGSVLTNKYAEGLPGKRYYGGCEVVDEIENIAIDRAKQLFNAAWANVQPHSGAQANAAVFLAVLNPGDKILGFDLAHGGHLTHGSPVNFSGKIYQPFFYGVEEETGLINYKQLEEVALREKPKLIICGASAYSRDWDYEFIRAVADKIGALVLADISHPSGLIARGLLKDPLPHCHIVTTTTHKTLRGPRGGLIMMGKDFENPFGIKTLKGETRMMSSLLDGAVFPGTQGGPLEHVIAAKAIAFGEALSDEYMDYALQVKKNAQAMAKAFVSRDYKIISGGTDNHLMLIDLSNKNITGKVAEEALGAADITVNKNMVPFDKRSPFVTSGIRVGTAAITTRGLKEEHMETIVGFIDEVIKNHEDETILESIADQVNDLMEKFPLYKG; encoded by the coding sequence ATGAAAAAAGACAAAATTATTTTTGATTTAATTAACGAGGAGCAGCAAAGACAAGAGCAGGGCCTAGAGCTAATTGCTTCTGAAAACTTTGTAAGTGAGCAAGTTATGATGGCTGCGGGCTCTGTTTTAACAAACAAGTATGCCGAAGGCTTACCGGGTAAAAGGTATTATGGTGGCTGTGAAGTTGTTGATGAAATTGAAAATATTGCCATTGATAGAGCTAAGCAATTATTTAACGCAGCATGGGCAAATGTTCAGCCTCACTCTGGTGCACAAGCAAATGCGGCTGTTTTTTTAGCAGTTTTAAACCCGGGAGATAAAATTTTAGGATTTGACTTAGCTCATGGTGGTCACTTAACTCATGGTTCTCCGGTGAATTTTTCTGGTAAGATATACCAACCATTTTTCTACGGTGTAGAAGAAGAAACTGGCCTTATCAATTACAAACAATTAGAAGAAGTGGCTTTAAGAGAGAAACCAAAATTAATTATTTGCGGTGCTTCTGCTTATTCTAGAGATTGGGATTATGAATTTATTAGAGCTGTAGCTGATAAAATTGGTGCTTTAGTTTTGGCAGATATTTCGCATCCATCTGGATTAATAGCCAGAGGTTTGTTAAAAGATCCACTTCCACATTGCCATATTGTTACTACAACTACTCATAAAACTTTAAGAGGTCCAAGAGGTGGTTTAATTATGATGGGTAAAGATTTCGAAAACCCATTCGGAATAAAAACACTTAAAGGAGAAACCAGAATGATGTCTTCTTTATTAGATGGAGCTGTTTTCCCTGGTACACAAGGTGGTCCTTTAGAGCATGTTATCGCAGCTAAAGCTATTGCTTTTGGCGAAGCTTTAAGTGATGAATATATGGATTATGCATTACAAGTGAAGAAAAATGCACAAGCTATGGCAAAAGCATTTGTAAGTCGTGATTATAAAATTATTTCTGGTGGTACAGATAATCATTTAATGCTTATTGATTTAAGTAATAAAAATATCACTGGTAAAGTAGCCGAAGAGGCTTTAGGTGCAGCAGATATTACTGTAAATAAAAACATGGTTCCTTTTGATAAACGTTCGCCTTTTGTAACATCAGGTATAAGAGTGGGTACTGCCGCTATTACCACTAGAGGTTTAAAAGAAGAGCACATGGAAACTATTGTTGGTTTTATTGATGAAGTGATTAAAAATCATGAAGATGAAACTATTTTAGAAAGTATAGCTGATCAGGTTAATGATTTGATGGAGAAATTTCCTTTATACAAAGGTTAA
- a CDS encoding acylphosphatase, translating into MKKAFQITVKGKVQGVFFRASTKAVADQLGVKGNVKNLPNGDVFIEAEVDAFFEQDFLEWCKTGPDEAEVTALEVKEAELKNFINFEILKR; encoded by the coding sequence ATGAAGAAGGCTTTCCAAATTACAGTTAAAGGAAAAGTACAGGGTGTGTTTTTTAGAGCCTCTACAAAAGCCGTGGCAGACCAGCTGGGCGTTAAAGGAAATGTGAAGAATTTGCCTAATGGCGATGTATTTATAGAAGCCGAAGTTGATGCTTTTTTTGAGCAAGATTTTTTAGAATGGTGCAAAACCGGCCCTGATGAGGCAGAAGTAACCGCTTTAGAAGTAAAAGAAGCAGAATTAAAAAACTTCATTAATTTTGAGATTCTAAAAAGATAA
- a CDS encoding Gfo/Idh/MocA family protein gives MNKLSFVIVGVGNIGAKYSRIIQTLEDADLVAAVDPDFARRKRLKSLVPFFTSLQDFFNAKIPADVVCICTPNGLHAKQTIDCLEAGYHVICEKPVALTADDVRDMMLAEEKSGKKVFAVMQNRYSPVSIWLKKLIDHNMLGDILYMQINCFWNRCQQYYNDSPWRATKSLGGGPLYTQFSHFIDLMIWLCGEPKDIKSQSYKLRTNIDTEFDDSGAISFDLPKGGKGNFNYTNAAWNSNIESSITIIGTKGNVKVGGQYMEKLDFVQLQDQFDIPVFDKLTHANQYNYYQGSADKHDVFIKKVISCIQEDKEPEIRLVDELHVVHFIEQALLCLQSKSY, from the coding sequence ATGAATAAATTGAGCTTCGTAATAGTTGGAGTAGGAAATATTGGCGCCAAATATTCAAGAATTATTCAGACTCTTGAAGATGCAGATTTAGTTGCTGCTGTAGACCCTGATTTTGCCAGAAGAAAGAGATTAAAATCTTTAGTTCCCTTTTTCACTTCTCTTCAAGATTTTTTTAATGCAAAAATTCCTGCCGATGTAGTTTGTATTTGTACCCCTAATGGCTTGCATGCTAAACAAACCATCGATTGCTTAGAAGCTGGTTACCATGTTATTTGTGAAAAACCTGTAGCCCTTACCGCTGATGATGTAAGAGATATGATGTTGGCAGAAGAAAAATCTGGCAAAAAAGTTTTTGCCGTTATGCAAAACAGGTATAGCCCGGTTTCTATTTGGCTTAAAAAATTAATAGACCATAACATGCTAGGTGATATTCTTTACATGCAAATTAACTGCTTTTGGAATAGGTGCCAGCAATATTATAATGATTCGCCATGGCGAGCAACAAAAAGCTTAGGCGGCGGCCCACTTTATACCCAATTTAGTCATTTTATTGATTTAATGATTTGGCTTTGCGGTGAACCCAAAGACATAAAAAGTCAATCTTATAAATTAAGAACAAATATTGATACTGAGTTTGACGATAGCGGCGCCATAAGTTTTGATTTACCAAAAGGAGGAAAAGGCAATTTTAATTATACCAATGCTGCATGGAATAGTAATATAGAAAGCAGTATCACCATCATTGGTACTAAAGGCAATGTAAAAGTTGGTGGGCAATATATGGAGAAACTCGATTTTGTGCAATTACAAGATCAATTTGATATCCCTGTTTTTGATAAACTTACACATGCTAACCAATATAATTACTATCAAGGCTCGGCAGATAAGCATGATGTTTTCATTAAGAAGGTAATTTCTTGCATACAAGAAGATAAAGAACCTGAAATTAGGTTAGTTGATGAATTACATGTGGTTCATTTTATAGAACAGGCTCTTCTTTGTTTACAATCCAAAAGTTATTAA
- a CDS encoding oligosaccharide flippase family protein, producing the protein MSVLRKFAGQTAIYGLSTIASRILNFFLTPVYTLVYKPAVYGIFTTLYAYASICNAVMAFGMETTFFRFINKNEGDKEKVYSNTFLVVLLLGLLFLSTTFLFLDPLAQWLQAGKQSSLADYKLYIQYFIFILFLDALAVIPFARVRAEGKPKRYAIIKFVNILSFISLNLFFIFGIPFIIHHRLPFSNELSQFYQTEWIGYVFISNLIASGLTLLLLLPELLKLKFNPDKKLVLDMFTYSFPILIANLSFIINENLDKIFLGQLLPAAISEEQVGIYGACSKLAIFLSIFINAFRLGAEPFFFNHAKNSNAKETYATIMSYFIIALSIIFVGLVANIELLKYFIGEAYWVGLNVVPVLLLGYLSLGIYMNLSVWYKLSDQTKYGLYISGIGAVCTIILNLIFIPLWGYMASACISLTVYMLMMILSYIWGQKHYPIPYKLRKDMMYIGLAVLFVFASFVLFKRNIIAGNILLLLFTSIIVYTEKDTLKRIFKI; encoded by the coding sequence TTGTCTGTATTAAGAAAATTTGCTGGCCAAACTGCAATTTATGGTTTAAGTACCATAGCATCTCGTATCCTTAACTTCTTTCTTACACCGGTTTATACCCTGGTTTACAAACCGGCTGTTTATGGTATTTTCACCACCCTTTACGCTTATGCATCTATTTGCAATGCAGTAATGGCCTTTGGTATGGAAACCACCTTTTTTAGGTTCATCAATAAAAATGAGGGAGATAAGGAAAAAGTTTATAGCAATACATTTCTGGTAGTTTTGTTGTTAGGGCTTTTATTTCTAAGCACAACTTTCTTATTTCTTGACCCTTTGGCGCAATGGCTACAAGCAGGTAAGCAAAGCTCTTTAGCAGATTATAAGCTATATATCCAATACTTTATTTTCATTTTATTTCTAGATGCTTTAGCCGTGATTCCTTTTGCCAGAGTAAGGGCAGAAGGAAAGCCCAAACGCTATGCTATCATCAAATTTGTTAATATTTTAAGTTTTATCTCGCTCAATTTGTTTTTCATCTTTGGTATTCCCTTCATCATTCATCATCGGCTGCCATTTTCAAACGAGTTATCGCAGTTTTACCAGACAGAATGGATAGGATATGTTTTTATTTCTAACTTAATAGCCAGCGGTTTAACGCTTTTACTATTGCTGCCAGAGCTGCTAAAACTAAAATTTAATCCCGATAAGAAGTTGGTTTTAGATATGTTTACCTACAGTTTTCCTATTCTTATAGCCAACCTTTCTTTTATTATTAATGAGAATTTAGATAAAATTTTCTTAGGTCAATTATTGCCAGCCGCTATTAGCGAAGAGCAAGTAGGTATTTATGGCGCTTGTAGTAAATTGGCTATTTTCTTAAGCATCTTCATCAATGCTTTTAGGCTTGGTGCCGAGCCTTTTTTCTTTAACCATGCAAAAAATAGCAATGCTAAAGAAACTTATGCAACTATCATGAGTTATTTTATCATAGCGCTAAGTATCATCTTTGTAGGTTTGGTGGCCAATATAGAATTACTTAAATATTTTATTGGCGAGGCTTATTGGGTAGGCTTAAATGTTGTGCCTGTTTTATTATTAGGGTATTTAAGTTTAGGGATATACATGAACTTATCGGTATGGTATAAACTATCAGACCAAACAAAATATGGTTTATACATATCTGGTATTGGGGCAGTTTGTACCATTATCCTTAATCTTATATTTATTCCCTTATGGGGATATATGGCATCGGCATGTATATCTTTAACGGTGTATATGTTAATGATGATTTTGTCTTATATATGGGGGCAAAAACATTATCCAATACCTTATAAATTGAGGAAGGATATGATGTATATTGGTTTAGCTGTGCTATTTGTTTTTGCTTCTTTTGTATTATTTAAGCGAAATATCATAGCTGGTAATATTTTATTATTACTTTTCACTTCCATCATTGTTTATACAGAGAAAGATACTCTAAAACGCATTTTTAAAATATGA
- the rlmN gene encoding 23S rRNA (adenine(2503)-C(2))-methyltransferase RlmN: MDTQITKTDIRSLSLEDLKKRFLDLGEKAFRANQVYEWLWKKSAFSFDEMSNLSKPLREKLNELFVINAVKVNTSQFSSDKTIKNTFVLHDKHLIEGVLIPTTERMTACVSSQVGCSLTCKFCATGYMERKRNLNADEIYDQVVLIDQQAKEHYGIPLSNIVYMGMGEPLLNYSNVLKSIDRITAEDGLNMSYKRITVSTAGIAKMIKKLGDDDVKFNLALSLHAANDSKRNEIMPINEQNSLAALAEALKYYFAKTKNPVTYEYIIFNNFNDELEDAKELARFCKHVPCKVNIIEYNPIAFADFTNAAVDKTEIFANYLKKQGVITNIRRSRGKDIDAACGQLAVKEENK; this comes from the coding sequence ATGGATACTCAAATAACTAAAACAGACATCAGGAGCTTATCTCTGGAAGATTTAAAAAAACGTTTTTTAGACCTTGGAGAAAAAGCTTTCAGAGCTAATCAAGTGTATGAATGGCTTTGGAAAAAATCTGCTTTTAGTTTTGATGAAATGAGTAATCTCTCCAAACCACTTCGCGAAAAACTTAACGAGCTATTTGTAATTAATGCTGTTAAAGTTAATACCTCTCAGTTTAGTAGTGATAAAACCATCAAAAACACATTTGTTTTACATGATAAACATTTGATAGAAGGTGTTTTAATTCCTACAACAGAAAGAATGACGGCTTGTGTATCCTCTCAAGTTGGCTGTAGTTTAACCTGTAAATTTTGTGCTACGGGTTATATGGAGAGAAAGCGAAATTTAAATGCCGATGAAATTTATGACCAAGTTGTTTTAATAGACCAACAAGCGAAAGAACATTATGGCATTCCACTGTCTAATATTGTTTACATGGGCATGGGCGAACCTTTATTAAATTACAGCAATGTTTTAAAATCTATAGATAGAATTACAGCAGAAGATGGCTTAAACATGTCTTATAAAAGAATAACAGTTTCTACGGCTGGCATCGCTAAAATGATTAAAAAATTAGGTGATGATGATGTAAAATTTAATTTAGCCTTGTCTTTACATGCTGCAAATGATAGCAAGAGGAATGAGATTATGCCTATTAACGAGCAAAACTCACTTGCTGCTTTAGCCGAGGCTCTTAAATATTATTTCGCTAAGACTAAAAATCCGGTTACTTACGAGTATATCATCTTTAATAATTTTAATGATGAATTAGAAGATGCTAAAGAACTTGCCCGTTTTTGTAAACATGTACCTTGTAAGGTAAATATTATAGAATATAACCCTATCGCTTTCGCTGATTTTACAAATGCAGCCGTTGATAAAACCGAGATATTTGCTAATTATTTAAAAAAGCAAGGCGTGATTACCAATATTAGAAGAAGTAGAGGTAAAGATATTGATGCTGCTTGTGGACAATTGGCTGTGAAAGAAGAAAATAAATAA
- a CDS encoding amidohydrolase family protein, whose protein sequence is MRKFTADYIFTLESEPLKNGLIVTDNEGKILAVNDSFDEKDKEIEHFNGAIVPGFINAHCHLELSHLKDKIEPGNGLVAFLKDVIAIRGKESKDVQKAIQAADKEMWKNGIVAVGDISNTDITAKIKTQSPIHYHTFVEMVGLDPAKADEVMEKAIATANAFDTSVSLTPHAPYTLSKALLKKLYNYCKHKVNPISLHNQESDEENKFYRYKTGEFVKFYEDLGINIDYFSPLSKNTMQAIVPLLPEMQRILLVHNVYTSLKDVYMLRRFTKNIFWCFCPGANLYIDHKLPAFDFFKQSDYPITLGTDSLASNHGLSILEEMKIIHQHREDFSFETLLKWATINGAKFLDLDKELGSLAVGKKPGLNLISNFKNNHLTEKSTVKKLI, encoded by the coding sequence ATGAGGAAGTTTACAGCAGATTATATTTTTACATTAGAGTCAGAACCATTAAAAAATGGTTTAATTGTAACTGATAATGAAGGAAAAATTCTTGCCGTAAACGATTCGTTTGATGAAAAGGACAAAGAAATTGAACACTTTAATGGCGCTATAGTTCCTGGTTTCATTAATGCACATTGTCATCTAGAATTATCTCATCTTAAAGATAAAATTGAACCGGGTAATGGTTTAGTTGCTTTTCTTAAAGATGTAATTGCTATAAGAGGTAAAGAAAGTAAAGATGTACAGAAAGCTATACAGGCTGCCGACAAAGAAATGTGGAAGAATGGAATAGTTGCCGTTGGCGATATTTCAAATACAGACATTACTGCAAAAATAAAAACACAAAGTCCTATACACTACCATACATTTGTTGAAATGGTTGGGCTAGACCCTGCAAAGGCAGATGAAGTGATGGAAAAGGCTATTGCAACAGCAAATGCTTTTGATACTTCTGTATCTTTAACACCTCATGCACCTTATACTTTATCAAAGGCATTATTAAAAAAGCTTTATAATTATTGTAAGCATAAGGTAAACCCTATCAGTTTGCATAACCAAGAAAGTGATGAGGAGAATAAATTCTATCGCTACAAAACCGGTGAATTTGTAAAGTTTTATGAAGATTTAGGTATCAATATAGATTATTTTTCGCCACTTTCTAAAAATACCATGCAAGCTATTGTTCCTTTATTGCCAGAGATGCAACGCATTTTATTGGTACATAATGTGTATACCAGCTTAAAAGATGTTTACATGTTAAGAAGGTTCACCAAAAATATTTTCTGGTGTTTCTGTCCAGGTGCAAATTTATATATCGACCATAAACTACCTGCATTTGATTTCTTTAAGCAAAGCGATTACCCTATAACTTTAGGTACAGATAGTTTAGCATCAAACCACGGGTTAAGCATTTTAGAGGAAATGAAAATCATTCATCAGCATAGAGAAGATTTTTCTTTCGAAACTTTATTAAAGTGGGCTACCATAAACGGAGCAAAGTTTTTAGACTTAGACAAAGAGCTAGGAAGTCTTGCAGTAGGAAAAAAACCAGGTTTAAACCTCATCTCAAATTTCAAGAATAACCACCTTACAGAAAAATCTACTGTTAAAAAGCTTATTTAA
- the dxs gene encoding 1-deoxy-D-xylulose-5-phosphate synthase, with amino-acid sequence MEVQAGHLLSQINIPSDLKKFKEEDLTEICKELRQYIIDIVSVNGGHFASSLGVVELTVALHYVMNTPYDQLVWDVGHQAYGHKILTGRREVFHTNRIYKGISGFPKRSESEYDTFGVGHSSTSISAALGMAVASHYKGEKDRQHVAVIGDGSMTAGMAFEALNHAGIENSNVLVILNDNCMSIDPNVGALKDYLTDITTSKTYNKFRDDVSAVLSKISELGPNAHEIVKKIEKSIKGTLLKKSNLFEALNFRYFGPIDGHDVVHLAKVLKDLRDIPGPKLLHCVTVKGKGYALAEKDQTKWHSPGLFNKITGEIKKTAPSKPQGPKYQDVFGHTMVELAEMNDKVMGITPAMPSGCSLNIMMKAMPHRAFDVGIAEQHAVTFAAGLATQGLIPFCNIYSSFMQRAYDQVVHDVALQKLPVVFCLDRAGIAGADGPTHHGAYDIAYFRCIPNMIVSAPMNEEELRNLMYTAQLKNHGGPFSIRYPRGNGVMPEWKRPLKEIEIGKGRKITAGEDVAILTIGHIGNEAAKACLELNAEGYYPAHYDMRFAKPIDEELLHEVFKNFKNVITVEDGCIQGGMGSAVLEFMADHQYQAVVKRLGIPDAIIEHGEQAELWNECGYDAFAILKTVKEMVKAKPTERLVG; translated from the coding sequence ATGGAAGTACAGGCGGGCCACCTATTATCACAAATAAATATACCCTCTGATTTAAAGAAATTTAAAGAAGAAGATTTAACGGAGATTTGTAAAGAACTACGTCAATATATTATTGATATTGTATCTGTTAATGGAGGGCATTTTGCTTCCAGCTTAGGAGTTGTGGAGTTAACTGTTGCTTTACATTATGTGATGAATACACCTTATGACCAATTGGTTTGGGATGTAGGTCATCAGGCATACGGACATAAAATATTAACCGGAAGAAGAGAAGTATTTCATACCAATAGAATATATAAAGGTATTAGCGGTTTCCCAAAAAGGTCAGAAAGTGAGTATGATACTTTTGGTGTAGGCCATTCATCTACCTCTATATCAGCAGCGTTGGGTATGGCAGTTGCTTCACATTATAAAGGAGAAAAAGACCGTCAACATGTAGCTGTTATAGGAGATGGCTCTATGACTGCCGGTATGGCATTTGAAGCTTTAAACCATGCAGGAATAGAAAATTCTAACGTTTTAGTTATTTTAAACGATAATTGCATGTCTATAGACCCTAACGTTGGGGCCTTAAAAGATTACCTTACCGATATTACCACCAGTAAAACTTATAATAAATTTAGGGATGATGTTTCTGCCGTTTTAAGCAAAATATCAGAACTAGGCCCCAATGCACATGAAATAGTAAAAAAGATTGAGAAAAGCATTAAGGGTACCTTATTAAAGAAAAGCAATTTATTTGAAGCTTTAAATTTTAGATACTTTGGCCCTATTGACGGTCATGATGTAGTTCATTTAGCTAAAGTTTTAAAAGACTTAAGAGACATACCAGGGCCTAAATTATTACATTGTGTAACCGTAAAAGGTAAAGGCTACGCTTTGGCAGAGAAAGACCAAACTAAATGGCACTCTCCAGGCTTATTTAACAAGATTACAGGAGAAATCAAAAAAACCGCTCCTTCTAAACCACAAGGACCAAAATATCAGGATGTTTTTGGGCATACCATGGTAGAGTTAGCAGAAATGAATGATAAAGTGATGGGGATTACCCCTGCCATGCCGTCTGGTTGCTCTTTAAATATCATGATGAAAGCCATGCCTCATAGGGCTTTTGATGTGGGTATTGCCGAGCAGCATGCTGTAACTTTTGCGGCTGGTTTGGCAACACAAGGCTTAATTCCTTTCTGTAATATTTACTCGAGTTTTATGCAAAGGGCTTATGACCAAGTGGTACATGATGTTGCCTTGCAAAAGCTTCCAGTAGTTTTTTGTTTAGATAGAGCAGGTATAGCTGGCGCTGATGGACCAACGCATCATGGGGCTTATGATATTGCCTATTTTAGGTGTATTCCAAATATGATTGTTTCTGCCCCTATGAATGAGGAAGAGCTCAGAAACCTGATGTACACTGCTCAATTAAAAAATCATGGTGGACCATTTTCTATTCGCTACCCACGTGGTAATGGTGTTATGCCAGAATGGAAGAGACCACTGAAAGAAATTGAAATAGGAAAAGGAAGAAAAATTACCGCTGGAGAAGATGTTGCTATTTTAACCATTGGTCATATTGGCAATGAGGCTGCTAAAGCCTGTCTAGAACTCAATGCTGAAGGTTATTATCCTGCACATTACGATATGCGCTTTGCAAAACCTATTGATGAAGAGCTTTTACATGAAGTTTTCAAAAACTTTAAAAATGTAATTACCGTGGAGGATGGCTGTATACAAGGCGGAATGGGAAGTGCTGTGCTAGAGTTTATGGCAGACCATCAATACCAAGCTGTTGTAAAACGCCTAGGCATACCAGATGCTATTATAGAACACGGTGAGCAAGCAGAACTTTGGAACGAGTGTGGCTATGATGCTTTTGCTATTTTAAAAACGGTAAAGGAAATGGTAAAAGCTAAACCTACTGAGCGGTTGGTGGGGTAA
- a CDS encoding response regulator codes for MTYQKKILIVDDNDINKLLIKKMLSRFELDMDFASNGQEAYDMILTKVYDIVLMDVHMPILSGLEATRKIRAQEDLYFKELPIIALTSCIMPTDIDEVYEYGMNDYQSKPFKTEELLEKIERLRLVK; via the coding sequence ATGACCTACCAAAAAAAAATATTAATTGTAGATGATAATGATATCAATAAGCTATTGATAAAAAAGATGCTTTCCAGATTTGAATTGGATATGGATTTTGCATCAAACGGGCAAGAAGCTTATGATATGATTTTAACTAAGGTTTATGATATTGTCTTGATGGATGTGCATATGCCTATTTTAAGTGGCTTAGAAGCTACCCGAAAAATAAGAGCTCAAGAAGATTTATACTTTAAAGAGTTGCCTATCATCGCCTTAACATCTTGTATTATGCCTACAGATATTGATGAGGTTTATGAATATGGGATGAATGATTATCAATCTAAGCCATTTAAAACAGAAGAGCTTCTGGAAAAAATTGAGAGACTAAGACTTGTTAAGTAA
- a CDS encoding ComF family protein, with the protein MNLAKLYLKDFWGLFFPKLCHTCGIPLLHQEYLICTTCIYQLPFTDYHLDDENKLVKQFWGKVHVKSAAAYLFFSKEGKVQNLMHQLKYNNHPEIGVELGKMYGKVLKKQQRYQSIDAIIPVPLHPSKQRKRGYNQSEQFALGLSESLSIPVLNHVLKRVKSSDSQIFMKRESRFYNMQSVFEATQNDKHLKSVLLVDDTITTGATLEACVLALEKAGIQDIHIAGIAFAS; encoded by the coding sequence ATGAATCTGGCTAAACTCTACCTAAAAGATTTCTGGGGACTATTTTTTCCTAAGCTTTGCCATACTTGCGGTATCCCTTTATTGCATCAAGAATACTTGATTTGTACTACTTGCATTTACCAATTACCTTTTACAGATTACCATTTAGATGATGAAAATAAACTGGTAAAACAGTTTTGGGGAAAGGTTCATGTTAAATCTGCCGCAGCTTATCTTTTCTTCAGTAAAGAAGGGAAAGTACAAAACCTTATGCATCAATTAAAATACAACAATCATCCAGAAATTGGGGTTGAGCTTGGCAAAATGTATGGTAAAGTTTTAAAAAAACAACAGCGCTACCAAAGTATAGATGCCATTATACCTGTACCCTTGCACCCCAGTAAACAGCGTAAAAGAGGATATAACCAAAGCGAACAATTTGCCTTAGGTTTAAGTGAAAGTCTATCTATACCCGTATTAAACCATGTTTTAAAACGTGTTAAATCATCAGATAGCCAGATTTTCATGAAAAGAGAATCTAGGTTTTACAATATGCAAAGTGTATTTGAGGCTACTCAAAATGATAAACATCTTAAATCGGTATTATTGGTAGATGATACCATTACCACAGGTGCTACACTAGAAGCTTGCGTATTGGCATTGGAAAAAGCTGGCATACAAGATATTCATATCGCAGGAATTGCATTTGCCAGCTAA
- a CDS encoding segregation and condensation protein A: MNPQESFAIKLPMFEGPFDLLLFFIERDELDIHNIPIAKITDDFLNYIHQMNALNMELASEFIYVAATLMRIKAKMLLPRVELDEDGNEVDLKQDLIQKLLEYKRFKAVTEEFKLLEEERFFKEKRGNIAEDLKRFTEGTQSTEEELASFDLYKLLKIYHKLMQAYQIKSEEVKHTVVQYPYTIEEQKIVIGELLRINSRLDFKNLVQQSKDKVQFVYNFLAVLEMLQQQLIQIQVGLGFNNFWIVNKEEPVL, from the coding sequence ATGAACCCACAAGAAAGCTTTGCTATAAAATTACCCATGTTTGAAGGTCCGTTTGACCTTTTGCTGTTTTTTATAGAGCGTGATGAACTTGATATACACAATATCCCGATAGCAAAAATTACAGATGATTTTCTGAATTATATTCACCAGATGAATGCTTTAAATATGGAGTTGGCTAGTGAGTTTATTTATGTTGCGGCTACTTTAATGCGTATTAAAGCTAAAATGCTATTACCTAGGGTAGAACTAGATGAAGATGGTAATGAGGTTGATTTAAAGCAAGATTTAATTCAGAAATTATTAGAGTATAAACGTTTTAAAGCTGTTACAGAGGAGTTTAAGCTTTTAGAAGAAGAACGATTTTTTAAAGAGAAGAGAGGTAATATTGCTGAGGATTTAAAAAGGTTTACAGAAGGAACACAATCTACAGAAGAAGAACTAGCCTCGTTTGACTTATATAAACTTTTGAAGATTTACCATAAACTGATGCAGGCTTATCAAATAAAATCTGAAGAAGTGAAGCATACCGTTGTGCAGTATCCGTATACCATAGAGGAACAAAAGATTGTGATTGGCGAACTGCTCAGAATTAACAGTCGCTTAGATTTTAAAAATCTTGTTCAGCAATCAAAAGACAAGGTGCAATTTGTTTATAATTTTCTAGCGGTTTTAGAAATGTTACAACAACAGCTTATTCAGATACAGGTTGGCTTAGGTTTTAATAACTTTTGGATTGTAAACAAAGAAGAGCCTGTTCTATAA